The Nitriliruptor alkaliphilus DSM 45188 genome includes a region encoding these proteins:
- the arsM gene encoding arsenite methyltransferase, with the protein MSETTDVREQVRTRYAAAAVHVAAGDPDAARDAENSCCSPPLGTTDPDGTVVFGADLYGLGDAVGAPRSAVDASLGCGVPTAVADLRPGEVVLDLGSGAGADVLISARRVAPGGRAIGLDMTPEMLELARRNAAEVGVDNVEFLHGYLEDVPLPDESVDVVISNCVINLAADKSIVLREAARVLRPGGRFAVSDVIADPDMDDATRADMEQWTGCIAGALTREEFAEALGHAGFVDVEIDETHRVHPSAAAAIVRARRAIS; encoded by the coding sequence ATGTCCGAGACCACCGACGTCCGAGAGCAGGTGCGCACTCGCTACGCCGCAGCGGCCGTGCACGTCGCGGCGGGAGACCCTGACGCAGCCCGTGACGCCGAGAACTCCTGTTGCAGCCCGCCGCTCGGGACCACCGATCCGGACGGCACGGTGGTCTTCGGCGCTGACCTCTACGGCCTCGGTGACGCGGTGGGGGCCCCGCGGTCCGCCGTCGACGCCTCGCTGGGCTGCGGGGTCCCGACCGCAGTCGCGGACCTGCGCCCCGGTGAGGTCGTCCTCGACCTCGGCTCCGGCGCCGGCGCGGACGTGCTCATCTCCGCGCGGCGCGTGGCCCCCGGTGGCCGTGCCATCGGCCTGGACATGACCCCCGAGATGCTCGAGTTGGCCCGGCGGAACGCGGCTGAGGTGGGGGTCGACAACGTCGAGTTCCTGCACGGCTACCTCGAGGACGTACCGCTGCCGGACGAGAGCGTCGACGTCGTCATCTCCAACTGCGTGATCAACCTCGCCGCTGACAAGTCGATCGTTCTGCGTGAGGCCGCGCGGGTCCTGCGGCCCGGTGGCAGGTTCGCGGTGTCGGACGTGATCGCCGATCCTGACATGGACGACGCGACGCGCGCGGACATGGAGCAGTGGACCGGCTGCATCGCCGGAGCGCTGACGCGTGAGGAGTTCGCGGAGGCGCTCGGCCACGCTGGGTTCGTCGATGTGGAGATCGACGAGACCCACCGCGTCCACCCGAGCGCGGCCGCGGCGATCGTCCGTGCCCGACGAGCCATCAGCTGA
- a CDS encoding ASCH domain-containing protein translates to MTADREQIDDLERRSGRSLAGAFAFGDSTELADELLAFVERGTKRATAGSVAELLGSQEPFPEPGQCWGLLDGRGVGRYVMETSEVRIGRLASVDPAFAWDEGEYERTYEDWLEGHRRYFARQGVAEPDELEVAFERFRVVWPVADTTVWLADGVREVGIEDRPWATRFLGDRHGPGMPDDPEHPTRLPALVAERDGEPAGLLTFRPRPGGITDVVTIDEVAPSGDVRPVLEAGLARLAEQEGWMSLQPPSER, encoded by the coding sequence GTGACGGCGGACCGGGAGCAGATCGACGACCTGGAGCGACGTTCGGGGCGCTCGCTGGCCGGCGCGTTCGCGTTCGGCGACTCGACCGAGCTCGCGGACGAGCTGCTCGCGTTCGTCGAACGAGGCACCAAGCGGGCGACGGCAGGCTCGGTGGCCGAGCTCCTCGGATCGCAGGAGCCCTTCCCCGAACCCGGCCAGTGCTGGGGCCTGCTCGACGGACGCGGTGTCGGTCGCTACGTGATGGAGACGTCGGAGGTGCGCATCGGCCGGCTGGCGTCGGTCGATCCCGCCTTCGCCTGGGACGAGGGGGAGTACGAGCGCACCTACGAGGACTGGCTCGAGGGCCACCGCCGCTACTTCGCACGACAAGGGGTCGCCGAGCCGGACGAGCTGGAGGTCGCCTTCGAACGCTTCCGTGTCGTCTGGCCCGTCGCGGACACGACGGTGTGGTTGGCCGACGGCGTGCGCGAGGTCGGGATCGAGGACCGTCCCTGGGCGACGAGGTTCCTCGGTGACCGCCACGGGCCTGGCATGCCGGACGACCCCGAGCATCCGACCCGGCTCCCCGCGCTGGTCGCCGAGCGCGACGGTGAGCCGGCGGGGTTGCTGACGTTCCGGCCCCGCCCCGGCGGCATCACCGACGTGGTGACCATCGACGAGGTCGCACCCTCAGGTGACGTCCGACCGGTGCTCGAAGCTGGCCTCGCGCGCCTCGCGGAGCAGGAAGGGTGGATGAGCCTGCAGCCCCCCTCGGAACGGTGA
- a CDS encoding TetR/AcrR family transcriptional regulator, with protein sequence MEPREELLQRVIAYVADTGLADQSLRALAAGAGTSHRMLLYHFGTREGLVAQIAAHIESQQRTALAELAGAADSATDLQRRSWAQVSDPALAPFVRLFFDVLGMALAGRPGTEEFRDNLVEPWLDQAEAAAAAVGATQDRAQLRLGMAVARGLLIDVLATGDVEATTAAHERFIELWNAHESGDAPR encoded by the coding sequence TTGGAACCCCGCGAGGAACTGCTGCAGCGCGTCATCGCGTACGTCGCGGACACGGGGCTGGCCGATCAGAGCCTGCGGGCGCTGGCTGCCGGCGCTGGGACCAGCCACCGGATGCTCCTCTACCACTTCGGTACGCGGGAGGGGCTCGTCGCGCAGATCGCGGCCCACATCGAGTCGCAGCAGCGCACCGCCCTGGCCGAACTCGCGGGTGCCGCCGACAGCGCGACGGACCTCCAGCGTCGATCGTGGGCCCAGGTCAGCGACCCCGCGCTCGCACCCTTCGTCCGTCTGTTCTTCGACGTCCTCGGGATGGCTCTCGCCGGACGCCCCGGCACGGAGGAGTTCCGCGACAACCTGGTCGAACCCTGGCTCGATCAGGCCGAGGCCGCGGCCGCTGCGGTCGGGGCGACCCAGGACCGTGCGCAGCTCCGGTTGGGCATGGCCGTCGCGCGCGGCCTGCTCATCGACGTCCTGGCGACGGGCGACGTCGAGGCAACCACCGCCGCCCACGAACGGTTCATCGAGCTGTGGAACGCGCACGAGAGCGGCGACGCACCGCGCTGA
- a CDS encoding ArsR/SmtB family transcription factor: protein MPVEQEAEPTTATVMPRDVAEQYASWFRALSDPTRVQLLAWLAGRPEPVSVGALTDALPVGQSTVSHHLAALAAVGFVLIERRGTSTFYAVNPSCLDCFPGAADIVMGRRPPRPPACEPPTRTRS, encoded by the coding sequence ATGCCAGTCGAGCAGGAGGCCGAGCCGACCACGGCGACGGTCATGCCCCGCGACGTGGCCGAGCAGTACGCGTCGTGGTTCCGAGCCCTGTCGGACCCGACGCGGGTGCAGCTGCTGGCCTGGTTGGCGGGACGACCGGAACCGGTCTCGGTCGGGGCGCTGACCGACGCGCTGCCGGTGGGCCAGTCCACGGTCAGCCACCACCTGGCCGCCCTCGCCGCCGTGGGGTTCGTCCTCATCGAGAGGCGAGGCACGAGCACCTTCTACGCGGTCAACCCGTCGTGCCTCGACTGCTTCCCGGGTGCCGCCGACATCGTCATGGGCCGCCGCCCCCCGCGACCACCAGCCTGCGAACCACCGACGCGAACCAGGAGCTGA
- a CDS encoding helix-turn-helix transcriptional regulator codes for MPELLEREAELAVLAEALSDASARHGSVVLISGEPGIGKTSLLRAWAADRGDARIMLGWCDDFLTSRTLAPFHDIARDERGPIAAAVAASDTGALFDALLEQFANPLRPTLLMIEDVHWADEATLDVIRYVGRRIAELPAVVAITYRDDELTADHPLHGVIGVLPSQHVRRLRPRRLSSAAVSTLLDGSGLDAEEVAHLTRGNPFFVTETVRSGGGTPGSVSDAVLARVRQLPASTRAAVELLSVVPNPMPLGQAAALVAPADLALAEQRGLLQVEADRIGFVHELARRVVLESLPRSARRTQHAAVLDHLLVRWEPDLAGLGPPAELGRADENARRAARVGQATDGAASVSALRRIRSAILHHAIELGRSEIVARHAPGAAHDAFVAGAHRQALSHQEAALRTVALLAPADLARLLLERAWSLQTFRRFAEGLDAARRSAEIYGELGWDRERCRVLITLSRLASLTVRYDEAAAWLAEAATMLPDDEPHVAAELEVNRLTVLHMVGRHEDVVAAGDAACAQARAVARSDLEAHAENYVGGSMVLLGDVEPGLERVGRAVVLAEDAGWTEAAARAHMNRAIWCVTSRRWDDAEGAIDAAITFFDDHDLPGHRVNSLTQFATSALFRGDWKTAAETLDAVEASIARGRLRDRSPDRTTLAEAITVGPRALLAVRRGADDVDRVLTEAWALALHVEAAPYIVPVACAAIELAWSRGRPADATPYLDLALDVAGDTLYRGWLAWRLPFVGVTGGVTTSLEPEATSLRGDWEAAARGWGALGMPHERAMELLRAGAVDETLEALGILDHLGARPAAAVARAQLRSLGHTRVPRGPQEAARRNPAGLTDRQLEVLQLVAQGRTNARIAEDLVVSIRTVDHHVSAGLHKLGVSGRHEVAAALERLHTPGATVDG; via the coding sequence GTGCCGGAACTGCTCGAGCGGGAGGCCGAACTCGCCGTCCTGGCCGAGGCCCTGTCGGACGCCTCGGCCCGTCACGGATCGGTGGTGCTGATCTCCGGCGAACCCGGCATCGGCAAGACGAGCCTGCTGCGCGCCTGGGCGGCCGACCGCGGCGATGCGCGCATCATGCTCGGCTGGTGCGACGACTTCCTGACCAGCCGGACCCTGGCGCCCTTCCACGACATCGCACGTGACGAGCGCGGCCCGATCGCAGCGGCGGTGGCGGCGTCCGACACCGGCGCGCTCTTCGACGCGCTGCTCGAGCAGTTCGCCAACCCCCTGCGGCCGACCCTCCTGATGATCGAGGATGTCCACTGGGCCGACGAGGCGACGCTCGACGTGATCCGGTACGTCGGCCGCCGGATCGCGGAGCTCCCGGCGGTGGTGGCGATCACCTACCGGGACGACGAGCTGACCGCCGACCATCCGCTGCACGGTGTGATCGGCGTGCTGCCGAGCCAGCACGTACGGCGACTGCGGCCCCGGCGCTTGTCGTCCGCGGCCGTGTCGACCCTGCTGGACGGCAGTGGCCTGGACGCCGAGGAGGTGGCGCACCTCACCCGTGGCAACCCCTTCTTCGTCACTGAGACCGTGCGGTCGGGCGGCGGGACGCCGGGCAGCGTGTCGGACGCGGTCCTCGCGCGGGTGCGGCAGCTACCGGCGTCGACCCGCGCGGCCGTCGAGCTCCTGTCGGTCGTCCCGAACCCGATGCCGCTGGGGCAGGCCGCGGCCCTCGTCGCCCCCGCCGACCTGGCGTTGGCCGAGCAACGAGGGCTTCTCCAGGTCGAGGCGGACCGGATCGGGTTCGTGCACGAGCTCGCCCGCCGGGTCGTCCTCGAGTCGCTCCCACGCTCGGCCCGCCGGACCCAGCACGCCGCGGTCCTGGACCACCTGCTGGTGCGCTGGGAACCCGACCTGGCGGGGCTCGGCCCGCCGGCTGAACTGGGCCGAGCGGACGAGAACGCACGGCGTGCAGCGCGCGTCGGGCAGGCAACGGACGGTGCCGCCTCGGTCTCCGCCCTCCGACGCATCCGGTCGGCGATCCTGCACCACGCGATCGAGCTCGGCCGCTCTGAGATCGTGGCGCGTCACGCCCCGGGCGCGGCCCACGATGCCTTCGTCGCCGGCGCACACCGGCAGGCGCTCTCGCACCAGGAGGCCGCGCTACGGACCGTTGCACTCCTCGCCCCCGCCGACCTGGCACGCCTGCTGCTCGAGCGCGCCTGGTCGCTGCAGACCTTCCGACGGTTCGCCGAGGGGCTCGACGCCGCCCGCCGCTCCGCCGAGATCTACGGCGAGCTCGGCTGGGATCGCGAACGCTGCCGCGTCCTGATCACCCTGTCGCGCCTCGCCTCGCTGACGGTGCGGTACGACGAAGCGGCGGCCTGGCTCGCGGAAGCGGCCACCATGCTCCCCGACGACGAGCCTCACGTCGCGGCGGAGCTGGAGGTCAACCGGCTGACCGTCCTGCACATGGTCGGCCGGCACGAGGACGTGGTCGCGGCCGGCGACGCTGCCTGCGCGCAGGCACGCGCGGTCGCACGGTCCGACCTCGAGGCGCACGCGGAGAACTACGTCGGTGGCTCGATGGTGCTCCTCGGTGACGTCGAGCCCGGCCTCGAGCGGGTAGGGCGGGCCGTGGTGCTCGCCGAGGACGCGGGATGGACGGAGGCTGCTGCCCGGGCGCACATGAACCGCGCGATCTGGTGCGTCACCTCGCGTCGCTGGGACGACGCCGAGGGCGCCATCGACGCCGCCATCACGTTCTTCGACGATCACGACCTCCCGGGCCACCGCGTCAACTCGCTCACGCAGTTCGCGACCAGCGCGCTGTTCCGTGGCGACTGGAAGACCGCCGCCGAGACCCTGGACGCGGTCGAGGCGTCGATCGCTCGGGGGCGTCTCCGTGACCGGTCGCCGGACCGGACCACGTTGGCCGAGGCGATCACGGTCGGCCCACGTGCCTTGCTGGCCGTGCGGCGCGGGGCTGACGACGTGGACCGCGTGCTCACGGAAGCATGGGCGCTGGCGCTCCATGTGGAGGCGGCGCCCTACATCGTTCCCGTCGCCTGCGCGGCGATCGAACTCGCCTGGTCGCGTGGGCGTCCCGCTGACGCGACCCCCTACCTCGACCTCGCTCTCGATGTCGCGGGCGACACCCTCTACCGGGGATGGCTCGCCTGGCGGCTGCCGTTCGTGGGTGTCACCGGTGGCGTGACCACCTCGCTCGAACCGGAGGCGACGTCTCTGCGCGGCGACTGGGAAGCGGCGGCACGGGGCTGGGGAGCGCTCGGGATGCCGCACGAACGAGCCATGGAGCTGCTCCGCGCGGGAGCGGTCGACGAGACGCTCGAGGCGCTGGGGATCCTCGACCACCTCGGTGCGCGGCCGGCTGCCGCGGTGGCACGCGCGCAGCTCCGCTCGCTCGGCCACACGCGCGTCCCGCGAGGTCCCCAGGAGGCAGCACGGCGGAACCCCGCCGGTCTGACCGACCGCCAGCTCGAGGTGCTGCAACTCGTCGCGCAGGGGCGGACCAACGCACGGATCGCCGAGGATCTGGTGGTATCGATCCGCACGGTCGACCACCACGTGAGCGCAGGACTGCACAAGCTCGGGGTCTCGGGCCGGCACGAGGTCGCGGCGGCGCTGGAGCGGCTCCACACCCCCGGGGCGACGGTCGACGGCTGA
- a CDS encoding GlxA family transcriptional regulator: protein MSPGRPPQRIAVLAYEGCLGTEILAIADLLLIANRIAAANGERSGDLFEVCVVGREPVVTTAAGVPLHAQPLRVDIDALVVPGFDLGSPRHVDRSLANWTSEVAYIASVDAAHIPVASVCVGAFLLGEAGLLEGRQATTSWLFARQLAERYPSADVTADCMIVSDRTVTTTAAFSAVHDLAVRLVRLHAGDDLARLVARVALVADNRNNQAPYVDETLLGTEAGRFTREAKGWLVERLAEPYSLVALAEAFSVSPRTVLRRFEQEAGQSPLTFLQQARVNAAKRLLESPDHDVVSAMESVGYTDVASFRRLFVAHIGVTPAAYRRQFRTARQGHAPDSP from the coding sequence ATGTCACCCGGTCGTCCTCCGCAGCGCATCGCCGTGCTCGCGTACGAGGGCTGCCTCGGGACCGAGATCCTCGCCATCGCGGACCTGTTGCTCATCGCCAACCGGATCGCCGCGGCGAACGGGGAACGGAGCGGCGACCTGTTCGAGGTCTGCGTCGTGGGCCGCGAACCAGTCGTCACCACGGCCGCCGGGGTGCCCCTCCACGCGCAGCCGCTGCGGGTCGACATCGACGCCCTGGTCGTCCCAGGCTTCGACCTGGGCTCTCCTCGGCACGTGGATCGCTCGCTGGCGAACTGGACGTCCGAGGTCGCCTACATCGCCTCCGTCGATGCCGCCCACATCCCGGTCGCGTCGGTGTGCGTGGGGGCGTTCCTGCTCGGCGAGGCTGGCCTGCTCGAGGGACGCCAGGCCACCACGTCGTGGCTGTTCGCGCGCCAGCTGGCCGAGCGGTACCCGAGCGCCGACGTCACTGCCGACTGCATGATCGTCTCGGACCGGACCGTGACCACGACCGCAGCCTTCAGCGCGGTGCACGACCTGGCGGTGCGGCTCGTCCGTCTCCACGCAGGCGACGACCTGGCCCGCCTCGTCGCGCGGGTCGCGCTCGTCGCCGACAACCGCAACAACCAAGCGCCGTACGTCGACGAGACGTTGCTCGGCACCGAGGCTGGCCGGTTCACTCGCGAGGCGAAAGGCTGGCTCGTCGAGCGTCTGGCCGAGCCGTACAGCCTCGTCGCGCTCGCCGAGGCGTTCAGCGTCAGCCCCCGCACGGTGCTCCGCCGGTTCGAGCAGGAGGCGGGGCAGTCACCGCTGACCTTCCTCCAGCAGGCGCGCGTCAACGCCGCCAAGCGGCTCCTCGAGTCGCCCGACCACGACGTCGTCTCGGCGATGGAGTCCGTCGGGTACACCGACGTGGCCTCGTTCAGACGCCTCTTCGTCGCTCACATCGGCGTGACGCCGGCGGCCTACCGGCGCCAGTTCCGAACAGCTCGGCAGGGGCATGCACCCGACTCGCCGTGA
- a CDS encoding ATP-binding protein: MATVRPRGACLDLAVVSVHQVRHDGVGHARSGWKATSLILERDAEVDLLRSTLTDADRGHGSVVLIAGEAGIGKSSLVQAWREQAPADVRVWVGLCDDFLTSRTLGPFRDIARHAQGAIADAVGRSDTSAVLDAVLDELDHPLQVTLLVLEDVQWADEATLDVVRYVGRRIAGRRGVIAVTYRDDEVGPEHPLTAVLGVLPSEAVHRVHPRPLSPPAVALLTASTSLDPEAVLRVTAGNPFFVSELARDPAGIPTSVATSVMSRMRSLPADVRAALELLSVVPRPVRTSFLEAVLPDTTVLAAAEQRGLWSIEDDHGRFRHELTRQAVLDALPTSIRRRHHGTVLDRLLDTDADADAILHHAVVVGRGEVIVRYGTIAAAEAYRAGAHREAARHQEHVLAQAHLLDDDARAQLLEEHAWSLYHLHLPPRAVQAARQSVTIRQGVGPADRHARALCTLSRMAYLDNDPAEATAASERAVAVAGTTRDAEALAEARLARASLASLLDRRDAARAELEQVLVNAVELGRSDLESLALNYLGTCGPAPGETRELTADRFVRAIAIAREGGHLEAAGRAYTNLVSELAWHGDDRRLPGWYEEAVAFTSDHDFPSFRFHIRSQGCRHLIAVGRWSEAEATLRQLLEDAPDAGVLELMVLEGLARVLIRSGGPDAADVLDRAWRIAVQSQAAQHTGAVCVLRAEMAFLHGDLQEAQRIGEEAPLAELEPFTRGELLVYLARAGAAVADGCGPAAAPWALVLAGDVLAAAEAWAAVDNHYERALALLATDDEAHLLEAVQVLDRLGAAPAATLVRRRLRELGTRRIPRGPADVTRSDPFGLTARQREVLDLLGEGLTNAQIAERLVVSVRTVDHHVSAVLQKLGVANRQGAVEVAAGP; the protein is encoded by the coding sequence ATGGCCACGGTCCGGCCGCGCGGGGCGTGTCTCGATCTCGCCGTGGTCAGCGTCCACCAGGTGCGGCATGATGGTGTCGGGCACGCTCGTTCCGGGTGGAAGGCCACGTCGCTGATCCTCGAACGAGACGCCGAGGTCGACCTCCTACGGTCGACGCTGACCGATGCCGACCGCGGTCACGGTTCGGTCGTGCTGATCGCCGGCGAAGCGGGCATCGGCAAGTCCAGCCTCGTCCAGGCGTGGCGCGAGCAGGCGCCGGCGGACGTCCGTGTGTGGGTCGGCCTGTGCGACGACTTCCTGACGAGCCGCACCCTGGGACCGTTCCGCGACATCGCGCGCCACGCACAGGGGGCGATCGCCGACGCGGTGGGCCGGTCGGACACCTCGGCCGTGCTCGATGCGGTCCTCGACGAACTGGATCATCCGCTGCAGGTGACGCTGCTGGTGCTCGAGGACGTCCAGTGGGCGGACGAAGCGACGCTGGACGTCGTCCGCTACGTCGGGCGTCGGATCGCCGGCCGTCGGGGCGTGATCGCCGTCACCTACCGCGACGACGAGGTGGGTCCGGAGCATCCGCTGACCGCCGTCCTCGGTGTCCTCCCGAGCGAGGCGGTCCACCGGGTGCATCCCCGCCCGCTGTCGCCGCCCGCGGTCGCGCTGCTGACAGCGAGCACCAGCCTCGACCCCGAGGCGGTCCTCCGGGTCACGGCCGGGAACCCGTTCTTCGTCTCGGAGCTCGCCAGGGATCCCGCGGGGATCCCGACCAGCGTCGCCACGTCCGTCATGTCGCGCATGCGCTCCTTACCGGCGGACGTTCGCGCTGCCCTGGAGCTGTTGTCCGTCGTCCCGCGGCCCGTTCGGACCTCGTTCCTGGAGGCGGTGCTGCCCGACACGACGGTGCTGGCGGCGGCGGAACAGCGTGGACTCTGGAGCATCGAGGACGACCACGGACGTTTCCGCCACGAGCTGACGCGACAGGCGGTCCTGGATGCCCTGCCGACGAGCATCCGGCGGCGTCACCACGGGACCGTCCTCGACCGGTTGCTCGACACCGACGCGGATGCGGACGCGATCTTGCACCACGCCGTCGTGGTCGGACGCGGCGAGGTCATCGTCCGCTACGGCACGATCGCCGCGGCCGAGGCCTACCGGGCAGGGGCGCACCGGGAGGCGGCCCGGCACCAGGAGCACGTGCTGGCCCAGGCTCACCTGCTCGACGACGACGCTCGGGCCCAGCTGCTCGAGGAGCACGCCTGGTCGCTGTATCACCTCCACCTGCCGCCCCGCGCGGTCCAGGCTGCCCGTCAGAGCGTCACCATCCGCCAAGGTGTGGGGCCTGCCGATCGGCACGCCAGAGCCCTGTGCACGCTGTCCCGGATGGCGTACCTCGACAACGATCCCGCCGAGGCGACCGCCGCCTCGGAGCGCGCGGTGGCCGTCGCCGGCACGACGCGCGACGCTGAGGCGCTGGCGGAAGCCCGACTGGCTCGAGCGAGCCTGGCCTCGCTCCTCGATCGCCGGGACGCCGCCCGCGCCGAGCTGGAACAGGTGCTGGTGAACGCCGTCGAGCTCGGCAGGTCCGACCTCGAGTCGCTGGCCCTCAACTACCTCGGCACCTGTGGCCCGGCGCCGGGCGAAACCCGCGAACTCACCGCCGACCGCTTCGTGCGGGCCATCGCCATCGCCCGGGAGGGTGGCCACCTCGAGGCTGCAGGGCGGGCGTACACCAACCTCGTCAGTGAGCTGGCCTGGCACGGCGACGATCGCCGTCTGCCGGGCTGGTACGAAGAAGCCGTCGCCTTCACCAGCGACCACGACTTCCCCTCGTTCCGGTTCCACATCCGGAGCCAGGGCTGTCGTCACCTCATCGCGGTCGGTCGGTGGTCGGAAGCCGAGGCGACGCTGCGGCAGCTGCTGGAGGACGCCCCGGACGCCGGGGTGCTCGAGCTGATGGTCCTCGAGGGCCTGGCGCGGGTCCTGATCCGCAGCGGCGGCCCCGACGCGGCGGACGTGCTGGATCGAGCGTGGCGGATCGCCGTGCAGAGCCAAGCGGCACAGCACACCGGCGCCGTCTGCGTGCTCCGGGCCGAGATGGCGTTCCTCCACGGCGACCTGCAGGAAGCCCAGCGCATCGGTGAGGAGGCGCCGCTGGCGGAGCTCGAACCCTTCACCCGGGGCGAGCTCCTCGTCTACCTGGCCCGGGCCGGTGCGGCGGTCGCTGACGGGTGCGGGCCGGCCGCAGCGCCCTGGGCGCTGGTCCTCGCCGGAGACGTCCTCGCTGCAGCCGAGGCGTGGGCGGCGGTCGACAACCACTACGAACGGGCCTTGGCGCTGCTGGCGACGGACGACGAGGCCCACCTCCTCGAGGCCGTCCAGGTGCTCGACCGACTCGGTGCCGCGCCAGCGGCCACGCTCGTCCGCCGACGGCTCCGTGAACTCGGCACGCGTCGTATCCCACGCGGGCCGGCCGACGTGACACGCAGCGATCCGTTCGGGTTGACCGCACGGCAACGCGAGGTCCTCGATCTCCTCGGCGAAGGGTTGACGAACGCGCAGATCGCCGAGCGGCTGGTCGTGTCCGTGCGCACGGTCGACCACCACGTCTCGGCCGTGCTGCAGAAGCTGGGTGTGGCGAACCGCCAGGGTGCCGTCGAGGTCGCGGCCGGACCGTGA
- a CDS encoding OsmC family protein produces the protein MSTATHNRVARNGVDVPTLFATLDVVKGAPEAAKFQFRATNRWVSGTHSQTTISGFYGAGEERQHVKTFVHDADHPEVLVGGDHGTVPVEYLLVGLTSCLTAGIGNIASARGVDLYSVESTIEGDIDLNGIFGFDPGTRNGYQQVRVHFDIQGDAPAAVLEEIVEQSRQRSAVYDVMTNGIPVTVDVSAG, from the coding sequence ATGAGCACCGCTACCCACAACCGCGTCGCTCGCAACGGCGTCGACGTCCCCACGCTGTTCGCCACCCTCGATGTCGTCAAGGGGGCACCCGAGGCGGCGAAGTTCCAGTTCCGCGCCACCAACCGGTGGGTGAGCGGGACCCACAGCCAGACCACCATCTCCGGGTTCTACGGAGCGGGTGAGGAACGCCAGCACGTCAAGACCTTCGTCCACGACGCCGACCACCCCGAGGTCCTCGTCGGAGGCGACCACGGCACCGTCCCGGTCGAGTACCTCCTCGTCGGGTTGACCTCCTGCCTGACGGCGGGCATCGGCAACATCGCCTCCGCACGCGGTGTCGACCTCTACTCGGTGGAGTCCACCATCGAGGGCGACATCGACCTCAACGGGATCTTCGGCTTCGACCCCGGGACCCGCAACGGCTACCAGCAGGTGCGGGTGCACTTCGACATCCAGGGGGACGCACCCGCCGCGGTCCTCGAGGAGATCGTGGAGCAGTCGCGCCAGCGCTCCGCGGTCTACGACGTGATGACCAACGGCATCCCCGTCACCGTCGACGTCAGCGCCGGCTGA
- a CDS encoding PIG-L deacetylase family protein: MTTLDVRDLGTVLGVWAHPDDEAFLSAGLMARVTDGGGHVACVTATRGERGTSDPGAWPLERLGRRRAVELRASLAAVGVSDHRFLGYVDGTVADVDPQEGIERIGAILDQVQPDTVVTFGPDGMTGHDDHVAVSGWTTQAVAAAGRPIQLLYATTTAEFTHRWAAVNRDLEAFAPGLPLATPADRVALELHLDADELDRKLVALAAQSSQMVPLIARLGEEVLRRWWGTESFTEASTSNLGGRHRGVSDTRIGGFSSPVQEVLRT; this comes from the coding sequence ATGACCACCCTCGACGTCCGCGACCTCGGCACCGTCCTCGGGGTGTGGGCGCACCCCGACGACGAGGCCTTCCTGTCCGCCGGCCTGATGGCCCGGGTGACCGACGGTGGTGGTCACGTCGCCTGCGTGACCGCCACCCGCGGCGAGCGGGGGACCTCGGACCCGGGTGCCTGGCCCCTCGAACGCCTGGGGCGCCGCCGGGCCGTGGAACTGCGCGCCTCCCTCGCCGCCGTCGGCGTGAGCGACCACCGCTTCCTCGGCTACGTCGACGGCACGGTGGCGGACGTCGACCCGCAGGAGGGGATCGAGCGCATCGGCGCGATCCTCGATCAGGTTCAGCCGGACACCGTCGTCACGTTCGGCCCGGATGGCATGACCGGGCACGACGACCACGTCGCGGTCTCGGGCTGGACCACGCAGGCCGTCGCCGCTGCGGGCCGTCCGATCCAGTTGCTGTACGCGACCACCACCGCCGAGTTCACCCACCGCTGGGCAGCGGTCAACCGTGACCTCGAGGCGTTCGCCCCCGGCCTACCGCTCGCCACGCCCGCCGATCGGGTCGCCCTCGAGCTGCACCTCGACGCGGACGAGCTCGACCGCAAGTTGGTCGCACTCGCGGCGCAGTCGAGCCAGATGGTCCCGCTCATCGCTCGCCTCGGCGAGGAGGTGCTCCGCCGGTGGTGGGGCACGGAGTCGTTCACGGAGGCGTCGACGTCGAACCTCGGCGGGCGGCACCGAGGAGTCTCCGACACGCGGATCGGGGGCTTCAGCTCCCCGGTTCAGGAGGTCCTCCGGACCTAG
- a CDS encoding SRPBCC family protein has protein sequence MEITDTTTLDATIDQAWALTLDIEALPSVTPTVTAVERLETGPVTVGSRARLSQPGLRPLVWTVEEVEAPHRFAWSTRLLGVRMVGVHELASLDEGSCQLTLRLQLEGRGSRVLGRLGRRSLQQTLATECAGFQRVAASSVA, from the coding sequence GTGGAGATCACCGACACCACCACCCTGGACGCGACGATCGATCAGGCGTGGGCGCTCACGCTCGACATCGAGGCGCTACCGAGCGTCACCCCGACCGTCACGGCGGTCGAGCGGCTCGAGACCGGCCCGGTGACGGTGGGCAGTCGCGCGCGCCTGTCACAGCCTGGTCTGCGGCCGCTCGTGTGGACGGTCGAGGAGGTCGAGGCACCCCACCGGTTCGCGTGGTCAACCCGGTTGCTCGGGGTGCGCATGGTCGGCGTGCACGAGCTGGCGTCGCTCGACGAGGGGAGCTGCCAGCTCACCCTGCGGCTCCAGCTGGAGGGGCGCGGGTCGCGGGTCCTCGGTCGGCTCGGACGTCGCAGCCTGCAGCAGACCCTGGCGACTGAGTGCGCCGGCTTCCAGCGGGTCGCGGCGTCGTCGGTGGCCTGA